In Muribaculum gordoncarteri, the genomic window ACGTTGGTGAATCGTGTAGGGGAGAGAGGGTTTCAGGGCCTTGCCCGGGTGACGCGGATCAGAAGAGCGAACCCATGCCCCGTCCCTCGGGCGAGTGTCCGAGATGTATCCATGCAAGTTCGGTTACCTCGCGTCCGCGCGGAGTGCGTTTGATGAATCCCTCCTTGATGAGGAACGGCTCATATACCTCCTCGATGGTTCCGGGATCTTCGCCCAGTGCGGTGGCTATGGTGGTGAGTCCCACGGGGCCGCCTTTGAACTTGGTTATTATCGTTGTGAGAATCTTGTTGTCGATTTCGTCGAGGCCATAGCGGTCGATGTTCAGCGCCTCAAGCGCGTAACGTGCTATTTCGGGTTCCACCACTCCGCTGCCCTTGACCTGCGCGAAGTCACGCACACGGCGCAGCAGCGCGTTGGCAATACGAGGGGTGCCGCGGCTGCGTAACGCAATCTCGTGGGCCGCCTCGGCCGTGCACTTCACCCCGAGCAGACGCGCCGAACGCAACACGATGCGCTCGAGCACTTCGTGGTCGTAGTACTCAAGGTGACAGTTTATGCCGAATCGGGCACGCAGGGGCGATGTGAGCAGTCCGCTTCGCGTGGTGGCTCCGATGAGCGTGAAGGGCGACAGACTCAGCTGTACCGAGCGCGCACCGGGTCCCTTGTCGATCATGATGTCGATGCGGAAATCCTCCATGGCCGAGTAGAGATACTCCTCGACGATGGGGCTGAGGCGGTGAATCTCGTCGATGAAGAGCACATCGTTCTCTTCGAGCGAGGTGAGTATGCCGGCAAGGTCGCCGGGCTTGTCGAGCACGGGGCCCGACGTGATTTTTATGCCCACGCCGAGCTCGTTGGCCACAATCTGCGACAAGGTTGTCTTGCCGAGGCCGGGAGGGCCGTGCAGCAGCACGTGGTCGAGCGACTCGCCTCGCATGCGGGCGGCCGCCACAAACACCCTCAGGTTCTCGATTATCTTGTCCTGACCGCTGAACGAGTCAAACTCCGACGGACGCAACGCCTTTTCAAAGTCGGAGTCGCGGTCCTTGCCGCTCTGCGAGGCGCGTATGTCAAAGTCTTCACTCATTTGGGGGCGACGGGGGAATTATTGATTTTACTTTGGTTACTATCATTTGCGGTGGTATGCCGGCAAGGCAGTGGTAGTCGCCGCGTGAGCATGGCTTGTTGCCAAACACCGAGCAGGGGCGGCAAGTCATGGGCAGCTGCACGATGTCGGCCTCTTTCTGCCTGAAGCCCTTGAATCCGCAGTAGGGGTGGGTGGCGCCCCACACGCTCACCACTCTCACCCCGACGAGCGAGGCGAGGTGCATGTTGGCCGAGTCCATCGACACCATTGTGTCGAGATGGCTCAGCAGGGCGAGTTCCACGGCAAATCCGTGACGGGTCTCGGCAAGTGATGTCACTCCGTTGTAGCGCGACGCCCATTCGCCGAGAATCTTGCGCTCATAGTCGCCTCCGCCGAAGAGGAATATCTTGGTCGAAGGCATGGCAGCCAGTTCGGCCACGACTTTCTCCATCAGTTCGGGGGGATATATCTTACCCTTGTGCTTAGCAAACGGTGCGATGCCTATCCAGCGTTCACCCTCGGCCTTAGGCGGCGTTATGTCGGCAAACATGGCAGGGTCGCCCTTGTCCGAGCCGTAGAGGCTGGTGAATTTCTCTTCAAGAGCAAATCCGAACCGATAGAATACCTCGCGGTAGCGTGCGCGTGACGAGATGAGCGGCAGCATCACCTTGTTGCGCGGGCGGGTGAGTGCGCGCTTGTGCATGCGCCCCTTGTGTATCGAGTGACATTTCATGCCGTGCAGCGTACACACTGCGCGCAGGAAAAATGAGCGCAGCACGCCGTGGAGATCGGCAAATGCGTCGATCGAGTATTGTGCGCGAAGCTCCTTGAAGAGTCGCCACAGGTCGCGCGGTGTCTTGTACTCGTTTTTCACATCGACCCCTATCACCACGAGGTTTTCGGGGGGATTGATGAAGAGCGACTCCTGCACCGGCTTGGTTATGAAGATGAAGCGCGTGTCGGGGTTGCAGCGACATGCCGAGTAGACCACCGGAATGGTCATGGCCACATCGCCGAGCGCCGAGAAACGCGCCACGAGCAGATTCCTGGGCAGCCCGTTACTTGCTGGCATAGAGTACCGGGTTGGTGTCGGGGTCGTTGTACATCTTCATCTGTCGGTAGACCTTCATGTACTTGCGTCCGGCGGCAATGTCGTCGAGGAGCTGATTGATGGCCGTGATGAGGTCGCTGCGCTGTTCAAGCAGCACGTTGAGCTTGGCTTGGCACTTGGCTATGTGCTCGGGCGACGCATCGGTGCGGGCCACTTCCACCTCCATGTGATAGATCTTCAGGGCGAGAATCGAGAGGCGGTCGAGGGCCCACGCGGGGCTTTCGGTGTTGATTGTCGCGCCGTCGAGAGGCTTCACATCCTTGTAGGTTTCGCGGAAGTAGGTGTCGAGCTCCTCAACCATGTCGGTGCGGT contains:
- the ruvB gene encoding Holliday junction branch migration DNA helicase RuvB encodes the protein MSEDFDIRASQSGKDRDSDFEKALRPSEFDSFSGQDKIIENLRVFVAAARMRGESLDHVLLHGPPGLGKTTLSQIVANELGVGIKITSGPVLDKPGDLAGILTSLEENDVLFIDEIHRLSPIVEEYLYSAMEDFRIDIMIDKGPGARSVQLSLSPFTLIGATTRSGLLTSPLRARFGINCHLEYYDHEVLERIVLRSARLLGVKCTAEAAHEIALRSRGTPRIANALLRRVRDFAQVKGSGVVEPEIARYALEALNIDRYGLDEIDNKILTTIITKFKGGPVGLTTIATALGEDPGTIEEVYEPFLIKEGFIKRTPRGREVTELAWIHLGHSPEGRGMGSLF
- a CDS encoding glycosyltransferase family 9 protein, encoding MPASNGLPRNLLVARFSALGDVAMTIPVVYSACRCNPDTRFIFITKPVQESLFINPPENLVVIGVDVKNEYKTPRDLWRLFKELRAQYSIDAFADLHGVLRSFFLRAVCTLHGMKCHSIHKGRMHKRALTRPRNKVMLPLISSRARYREVFYRFGFALEEKFTSLYGSDKGDPAMFADITPPKAEGERWIGIAPFAKHKGKIYPPELMEKVVAELAAMPSTKIFLFGGGDYERKILGEWASRYNGVTSLAETRHGFAVELALLSHLDTMVSMDSANMHLASLVGVRVVSVWGATHPYCGFKGFRQKEADIVQLPMTCRPCSVFGNKPCSRGDYHCLAGIPPQMIVTKVKSIIPPSPPNE
- a CDS encoding DUF4254 domain-containing protein, whose protein sequence is MDFADKCYRVFDDTTRLYHEYDNVDAKVDNPYENGSIEHTLFAKNWIDAVQWHLEDIIRDPEIDPVAALALKRRIDRSNQDRTDMVEELDTYFRETYKDVKPLDGATINTESPAWALDRLSILALKIYHMEVEVARTDASPEHIAKCQAKLNVLLEQRSDLITAINQLLDDIAAGRKYMKVYRQMKMYNDPDTNPVLYASK